From a region of the Mercurialis annua linkage group LG1-X, ddMerAnnu1.2, whole genome shotgun sequence genome:
- the LOC126664795 gene encoding uncharacterized methyltransferase At1g78140, chloroplastic, protein MATAIVSYLKPPSSLIVNSRRFLDTRTSCIFNRSSSFSFAAKNIRASSTAAIPVVETKPEDDAVIENKEARSSSRNIIACPICYEPLSLIGDRVLSVDCDGLSFECGSCKKRYYGKETHIDLTVASGATQYDDSMPLATEFFRLPVISYLYERGWRQNFVWGGFPGPEKEFELMKDYLKPVLGGKIIDASCGSGLFSRLFAKSGLFSDVVALDYSENMLQQCFEFIKQDKEFFKEKLILVRADISRLPFLSGSVDAVHAGAAIHCWPSPPGATAEISRVLKPGGVLVASTFILDGPFRFLPLLGPLRQNIAQISGSQIFLRERELEDICRACGLVGFTSTRERQFIMFSARKPS, encoded by the exons ATGGCGACAGCAATTGTTAGCTATCTAAAACCACCGTCGTCACTAATTGTAAATTCGAGGCGATTTTTAGACACTCGTACTTCATGTATTTTTAACCGCAGCAGCAGTTTTAGTTTCGCAGCTAAAAATATTCGCGCTTCTTCTACTGCTGCTATTCCCGTCGTAGAAACAAAACCAGAG GATGATGCTGTGATTGAAAACAAGGAAGCAAGGAGCAGCAGCAGGAACATAATAGCTTGTCCTATATGTTACGAGCCGTTGTCTTTGATAGGTGATCGTGTCTTGTCTGT TGATTGTGATGGTTTGAGTTTTGAATGTGGGAGTTGTAAAAAGCGTTACTATGGTAAAGAAACACATATTGACTTGACTGTAGCAAGTGGAGCCACTCAATATGACGATTCTATGCCTTTGGCTACTGAATTTTTCAG GCTTCCGGTGATATCATATCTCTATGAGAGGGGTTGGCGTCAAAATTTCGTATGGGGCGGTTTCCCTGGCCCTGAGAAGGAG TTTGAGCTGATGAAGGATTACCTGAAGCCAGTTTTAGGTGGAAAGATTATTGATGCTAGTTGCGGTAGTGGATTATTTTCAAGACTTTTTGCCAAAAGTGGGTTGTTCTCTGATGTTGTTGCGCTGGATTACTCAGAAAACATGCTGCAACAGTGTTTTGAATTCATCAAGCAGGACAAAGAGTTTTTCAAAGA GAAATTAATACTGGTCAGAGCTGATATATCGAGACTTCCGTTTCTTTCTGGTTCTGTTGATGCTGTCCATGCTGGTGCTGCGATACACTGTTGGCCTTCACCACCAGGAGCC ACAGCTGAGATAAGTAGAGTTCTGAAACCTGGTGGTGTGTTAGTTGCTTCCACTTTCATACTTGACGGACCTTTCCGTTTTCTTCCACTTTTGGGGCCTCTACGTCAG AATATCGCACAAATATCAGGCAGTCAAATATTCCTGCGTGAACGTGAACTAGAAGATATCTGTAGAGCCTGTGGGCTAGTTGGATTTACATCTACAAGAGAGAGGCAATTCAT